One stretch of Pseudomonas fluorescens Q2-87 DNA includes these proteins:
- a CDS encoding NCS1 family nucleobase:cation symporter-1 has translation MTRSTVTERDGLFELEAGNDVLDSPRYNHDIAPTKVHERTWNKWHITALWVGMAICVPTYTLGGVLTAYFGLTVGEALLAILFANIIVLIPLTLNAFAGTKYGIPFPVLLRSSFGVIGSNVPCLIRALVACGWFGIQTMFGGLAIHLFLGSVFEGWKSLGGTGEVIGFMVFWVINLWVVLRGAESIKWLETLSAPLLVLVGAGLLVWALPNVSLTELMAVPAKRPEGAGVTSYFLAGLTAMVGFWATLSLNIPDFSRYAKSQKDQIVGQIIGLPLTMFLFASLGVVMTAASEKLVGVTVSDPVTLIGHIQSPVWVALAMVLIIVATLSTNTAANIVSPTNDFQNLAPKLIGRTKAVILTGLVGLALMAHELLKKLGLIVSEVSLESVYSNWLLGYSSLLGPIAGIMVVDYFLIKKQQLDLAGLYRDDVYPAWNWNGFIAFGVPVVLTLLSLGSDAFSWFYSYGWFTGSALGGVIYYGLCSLQGASPAVVKSPLQ, from the coding sequence ATGACCAGATCAACAGTGACTGAGCGCGACGGATTGTTCGAGCTTGAAGCCGGCAACGACGTCCTCGACAGCCCCCGTTATAACCACGATATCGCGCCGACCAAGGTGCACGAGCGAACCTGGAACAAATGGCACATCACCGCGTTGTGGGTGGGCATGGCGATCTGCGTGCCGACCTACACCCTCGGTGGCGTGCTCACGGCCTATTTCGGCCTGACGGTGGGCGAGGCGCTGCTGGCGATCCTGTTCGCCAATATCATCGTGTTGATTCCCCTGACCCTGAACGCTTTTGCCGGGACCAAGTACGGCATTCCGTTTCCGGTGCTGTTGCGTTCGTCCTTCGGTGTCATTGGCTCGAATGTGCCGTGCCTGATCCGCGCGCTGGTGGCGTGTGGCTGGTTCGGCATCCAGACCATGTTCGGAGGATTGGCGATCCACTTGTTCCTGGGCTCGGTGTTTGAAGGCTGGAAGAGCCTGGGCGGCACCGGTGAAGTGATTGGCTTCATGGTGTTCTGGGTCATTAACCTGTGGGTGGTGTTGCGCGGTGCCGAATCGATCAAGTGGCTGGAAACCTTGTCCGCGCCGCTGCTGGTGCTGGTGGGGGCCGGCCTGTTGGTATGGGCGTTGCCCAATGTCTCCCTGACCGAACTGATGGCGGTCCCGGCCAAGCGTCCTGAAGGCGCCGGGGTGACCAGCTACTTCCTCGCCGGGCTGACGGCCATGGTCGGTTTCTGGGCGACCCTGTCGTTGAACATTCCTGACTTCAGCCGTTATGCCAAGAGCCAGAAGGACCAGATCGTGGGGCAGATCATCGGCCTGCCATTAACCATGTTCCTGTTCGCCTCCCTTGGCGTGGTCATGACCGCCGCCTCGGAAAAACTGGTGGGGGTGACGGTCTCCGATCCAGTGACCTTGATCGGACATATCCAGAGCCCGGTCTGGGTGGCGCTGGCGATGGTGCTGATCATCGTCGCCACGCTTTCGACCAATACCGCCGCCAATATCGTCTCACCCACCAACGACTTCCAGAACCTGGCGCCCAAACTGATCGGCCGCACCAAGGCCGTGATACTCACCGGGCTGGTGGGATTGGCGCTGATGGCCCACGAACTGCTGAAGAAACTCGGCCTGATCGTGTCCGAGGTCAGCCTTGAGTCGGTTTATTCCAACTGGCTGCTGGGCTATTCGAGTTTGCTGGGGCCGATTGCCGGGATCATGGTGGTGGATTATTTCCTGATCAAGAAACAGCAACTGGACCTGGCCGGCTTGTACCGCGATGACGTGTATCCGGCGTGGAACTGGAACGGCTTCATCGCCTTTGGCGTACCGGTGGTGCTGACGCTGTTGTCCCTGGGCAGCGATGCGTTCAGCTGGTTCTACAGCTACGGCTGGTTCACCGGCTCGGCGCTGGGCGGGGTGATTTATTACGGGTTGTGCAGTTTGCAGGGCGCCAGTCCCGCCGTCGTTAAATCACCCCTGCAATAA
- a CDS encoding DUF1652 domain-containing protein gives MTHLAPLRTRLEESFTPLACECSLNGDGTLTVRLYHRESGEVDLVVSGMSLDSVRSDESIAKLIDELRYELKNTPLHRSEP, from the coding sequence ATGACTCATCTGGCACCCTTGCGCACCCGCCTCGAAGAAAGCTTTACGCCGCTGGCCTGTGAATGCAGCCTCAACGGCGACGGCACCCTCACCGTACGCCTCTATCACCGCGAAAGCGGCGAAGTGGACCTGGTGGTGAGCGGCATGAGCCTGGACAGCGTCCGCTCCGATGAAAGCATTGCCAAGCTGATCGACGAGCTGCGCTACGAGCTGAAAAACACCCCGCTGCATCGTTCCGAGCCCTGA
- a CDS encoding NAD(P)-dependent oxidoreductase has translation MIQPLNHLPHSLEDPATLAARFSDLAPPLNARQAHLEASRCLYCYDAPCVNACPSEIDIPSFIRNIHQDNVQGAAKKILSANILGGSCARVCPTEILCQQACVRNNAHECAPVLIGQLQRYAVDNAHFTEHPFKRAASTGKRIAVVGAGPAGLSCAHRSAMHGHDVVIFEAREKAGGLNEYGIAKYKLVDDYAQRELDFLLEIGGIEIRHGQKLGANLSLSDLHQQFDAVFLGLGLAASKQLGLSDEYAPGLLAATEYIRELRQADDLSQLPLADRCIVLGAGNTAIDMAVQMARLGARDVNLVYRRGLEDMGATVHEQDIAKANQVRLLTWAQPQQVLLDDAGHVRGMRFSRTHLESGRLIASAETFDLPADAIFKAIGQAFDDDALVDPLARELKRQDGRILVDEQLRTSIPGVYAGGDCTSLDQDLTVQAVQHGKLAAEAINAQLMLNVEAA, from the coding sequence ATGATCCAGCCCTTGAATCATCTCCCCCATTCTTTGGAAGACCCGGCCACCCTCGCCGCCCGCTTCAGTGACCTGGCGCCACCGCTCAACGCGCGCCAGGCCCACCTGGAAGCCTCCCGTTGCCTGTATTGCTACGACGCGCCCTGCGTGAACGCCTGTCCGAGCGAGATCGATATCCCCTCGTTCATTCGCAACATTCACCAGGACAACGTTCAGGGTGCGGCGAAAAAGATTCTTTCGGCCAATATCCTCGGCGGCAGCTGCGCTCGGGTCTGCCCGACGGAGATCCTTTGCCAGCAAGCCTGCGTGCGCAATAACGCACATGAATGTGCGCCGGTGTTGATCGGCCAGTTGCAGCGCTATGCCGTGGACAACGCCCACTTCACTGAACACCCGTTCAAGCGTGCAGCCAGCACCGGCAAGCGCATCGCAGTGGTGGGTGCCGGCCCGGCGGGCTTGTCCTGCGCCCACCGCAGCGCGATGCACGGTCATGACGTGGTGATTTTCGAAGCCCGTGAGAAGGCTGGTGGCCTCAACGAATACGGCATCGCCAAATACAAGCTGGTGGACGATTACGCCCAGCGCGAACTGGACTTTCTTCTTGAGATCGGCGGCATCGAAATCCGCCACGGTCAGAAGCTCGGTGCAAACCTGAGCCTGAGCGATCTGCATCAACAGTTCGACGCGGTGTTCCTCGGCCTTGGCCTGGCCGCCAGCAAACAACTGGGCCTGAGCGATGAATACGCACCAGGCCTGCTCGCCGCGACCGAGTACATTCGCGAACTGCGCCAGGCCGACGATCTCAGCCAGTTGCCCTTGGCCGACCGCTGCATCGTGCTCGGCGCCGGTAACACCGCCATCGACATGGCCGTGCAAATGGCCCGTCTCGGCGCTCGCGATGTCAACCTGGTGTACCGCCGCGGCCTGGAGGACATGGGCGCCACCGTTCACGAACAGGACATCGCCAAGGCCAATCAGGTGCGCCTGCTGACCTGGGCCCAGCCGCAACAGGTATTGCTCGATGACGCCGGACATGTGCGGGGCATGCGCTTCTCCCGCACCCACCTTGAAAGTGGCCGGTTGATTGCCAGCGCCGAAACCTTCGACCTGCCCGCCGACGCCATTTTCAAAGCCATCGGCCAGGCGTTCGATGACGACGCACTGGTAGATCCCCTGGCCCGGGAACTCAAGCGCCAGGATGGACGGATTCTGGTGGATGAACAGCTGCGCACCAGCATTCCCGGGGTCTATGCCGGCGGCGATTGCACCAGTCTGGATCAGGACCTCACGGTACAAGCGGTGCAGCATGGCAAGCTCGCTGCCGAGGCGATCAACGCTCAACTCATGCTCAACGTGGAGGCTGCGTAA
- a CDS encoding Zn-dependent hydrolase → MNAAIDVLQSTLPHINRDRLWQSLMDLAQLGATVKGGVCRLALTDLDRQARDLFVQWTEAAGCTVSIDAVGNIFARRPGRNPNLPPVMTGSHIDTQPTGGKFDGCFGVLSGLEVLRTLNDLNIETEAPLEVVVWTNEEGSRFAPCMMGSGVFAEKFTLEETLAKTDAEGITVGQALNAIGYAGPRPVSGHAVGAYFEAHIEQGPILEDEGKTIGVVMGALGQKWFDLTLRGVEAHAGPTPMHLRKDALVGASIIVGAVNRAALGHQPHACGTVGCLQAYPGSRNVIPGEVRMTLDFRHLEPARLDSMIAEVKQMIEDTCRQHGLTYELKPTADFPPLYFDKGCVDAVRGAAQGLGLSHLDIVSGAGHDAIFLAELGPAGMIFVPCEGGISHNEIENAAPDDLAAGCAVLLRAMLAASQAIAEGRMAA, encoded by the coding sequence ATGAACGCTGCCATCGACGTCCTACAGTCCACCCTCCCGCACATCAACCGCGACCGCCTGTGGCAATCGCTCATGGACCTGGCGCAGCTCGGGGCCACGGTCAAGGGCGGGGTGTGCCGGCTGGCCCTGACCGACCTGGACCGCCAGGCCCGGGATCTGTTCGTGCAATGGACCGAGGCGGCCGGCTGCACGGTCAGCATCGATGCGGTGGGCAATATCTTCGCCCGCCGCCCGGGACGCAATCCGAACCTGCCGCCGGTGATGACCGGCAGCCACATCGACACCCAGCCCACCGGCGGCAAGTTCGATGGTTGCTTTGGCGTGCTGTCCGGGCTGGAAGTGTTGCGCACCCTCAATGACCTGAACATCGAAACCGAAGCACCGCTTGAAGTGGTGGTGTGGACCAACGAAGAAGGCTCGCGCTTCGCCCCATGCATGATGGGCTCCGGCGTGTTCGCGGAAAAATTCACCCTTGAGGAAACCCTGGCCAAGACCGACGCCGAAGGCATCACGGTGGGGCAGGCGTTGAACGCCATCGGCTATGCTGGCCCGCGCCCGGTCAGTGGCCATGCGGTGGGCGCCTATTTCGAGGCGCACATCGAACAGGGGCCGATCCTCGAAGACGAGGGCAAGACCATCGGCGTGGTGATGGGCGCGCTGGGGCAGAAATGGTTCGACCTGACCTTGCGTGGCGTCGAAGCCCACGCCGGCCCGACCCCGATGCACCTGCGCAAGGACGCCCTGGTGGGGGCCTCGATCATCGTCGGCGCCGTCAATCGCGCCGCCCTCGGCCATCAACCCCATGCCTGCGGCACGGTCGGTTGCCTGCAGGCCTATCCGGGGTCGCGCAATGTCATCCCTGGCGAAGTGCGCATGACCCTGGACTTCCGTCATCTGGAACCGGCGCGGCTGGACTCGATGATTGCCGAGGTCAAGCAGATGATCGAAGACACCTGCCGGCAACATGGCCTGACCTATGAACTGAAACCCACCGCCGACTTCCCGCCGCTGTATTTTGACAAAGGCTGCGTCGACGCCGTGCGCGGCGCTGCCCAGGGGTTGGGCCTGTCGCATCTGGACATCGTCAGCGGTGCCGGTCATGACGCAATTTTCCTCGCCGAACTGGGCCCGGCCGGCATGATCTTCGTACCCTGCGAGGGCGGTATCAGCCACAACGAAATCGAAAACGCCGCCCCCGACGACCTTGCCGCCGGCTGCGCGGTGCTGTTGCGCGCCATGCTCGCCGCCTCCCAGGCCATTGCCGAGGGGCGCATGGCGGCATGA
- a CDS encoding sensor histidine kinase: MSLLNPAKGWRSSSSRLLALYSSLFVIWSAILMGVMYYEVFGYLDSLAKHSLMQRQHLFARIHGEQLDDALMASLTLDERGVDAYGLFDPQLRHLSGPIQQIPGDLPLDGKIHMLGGCIDSDDPSVPSDSCDAVATRTQDGRWLVLARDNGSLFAVTRIILHALFWGVSLTILPGIAGWHLLRRRPLQRIRQLQASAEAIVAGDLTHRLPLSSRRDELDMLAAIVNAMLDRIERLMNEVKGVCDNIAHDLRTPLTRLRAQLYRIQQEAADGSPEALQMDQVIAETDTLMARFRGLLRISELEDQQRRSGFVRLDPLQLLLELHDFYLPLAEERELTFVLEVPDSLPLLNGDRALLFEAVSNLLSNSIKFTPTGGRVILRGVDQGDSTRIEVLDSGPGIPETERKAVFRRFYRAEGSSQHGGFGLGLSIVAAIVNLHGFTLEVDSSEYGGARLALDCRPTLL; the protein is encoded by the coding sequence TCGCGCTGTACAGTTCACTGTTCGTGATCTGGAGCGCGATCCTGATGGGGGTGATGTACTACGAAGTGTTCGGCTACCTCGACAGCCTGGCCAAGCACTCCCTGATGCAACGCCAGCATCTGTTCGCGCGGATCCATGGCGAACAACTGGACGATGCGCTCATGGCCAGCCTGACGCTGGACGAGCGCGGCGTCGATGCCTATGGCCTGTTCGATCCGCAACTGCGCCACCTGAGCGGCCCGATCCAGCAAATCCCTGGGGACCTGCCGCTGGACGGCAAGATTCATATGCTCGGCGGTTGTATCGATTCCGATGACCCCAGCGTGCCTTCCGACAGTTGTGATGCAGTGGCCACCCGGACCCAGGACGGACGCTGGCTGGTCCTGGCGCGGGACAACGGCTCGCTGTTCGCCGTGACACGCATCATCCTCCACGCGTTGTTCTGGGGCGTGTCGCTGACGATCCTCCCGGGCATTGCCGGCTGGCACCTGCTGCGCCGTCGCCCGCTGCAACGTATTCGCCAGTTGCAGGCCAGTGCCGAGGCCATCGTCGCCGGAGACCTGACCCATCGCCTGCCACTGTCGAGCCGGCGCGATGAATTGGACATGCTGGCGGCGATCGTCAATGCCATGCTCGATCGCATCGAACGCTTGATGAACGAGGTCAAGGGCGTGTGCGACAACATTGCCCATGACCTGCGCACGCCCCTGACCCGCTTGCGCGCTCAGTTGTACCGCATCCAGCAAGAAGCTGCGGACGGCTCGCCCGAGGCGTTGCAGATGGACCAGGTGATTGCCGAGACCGATACCCTGATGGCGCGGTTTCGTGGCTTGCTGCGCATTTCCGAACTGGAAGACCAGCAACGACGCTCGGGTTTCGTGCGCCTCGATCCCTTGCAGTTATTGCTGGAGCTGCATGATTTCTACCTGCCGCTGGCCGAGGAGCGCGAATTGACCTTCGTGCTGGAAGTACCTGACAGCCTGCCCCTGCTCAATGGCGACAGGGCGCTGCTGTTCGAGGCCGTGTCGAACCTGCTGAGCAATTCGATCAAGTTCACCCCGACGGGGGGCCGTGTGATTCTGCGGGGGGTCGATCAGGGTGACAGCACGCGCATCGAAGTACTCGATTCCGGCCCCGGCATTCCCGAGACAGAGCGCAAGGCCGTGTTTCGTCGTTTCTACCGCGCCGAGGGCAGCAGCCAGCACGGCGGATTCGGCCTGGGCCTGTCGATCGTCGCGGCGATTGTCAATTTGCACGGCTTTACGCTGGAAGTGGACAGCAGTGAATACGGCGGCGCGCGGCTGGCGCTCGATTGCCGGCCAACATTGTTGTGA
- the preA gene encoding NAD-dependent dihydropyrimidine dehydrogenase subunit PreA translates to MADLSIVFAGIKAPNPFWLASAPPTDKAYNVVRAFEAGWGGVVWKTLGEDPAAVNVSSRYSAHYGANREVLGINNIELITDRSLEINLREITQVKKDWPDRALIVSLMVPCVEESWKRILPLVEATGADGIELNFGCPHGMPERGMGAAVGQVPEYVEQVTRWCKTYCSLPVIVKLTPNITDIRVAARAAHRGGADAVSLINTINSITSVDLDRMVALPSVGSQSTHGGYCGSAVKPIALNMVAEIARDPQTQGLPICGIGGIGSWRDAAEFIALGSGAVQVCTAAMLHGFRIVEEMKDGLSRWMDDHGHANLQAFSGRAVGNTTDWKYLDINYQVIAKIDQEACIGCGRCHIACEDTSHQAIASLKQADGTRKYEVIDEECVGCNLCQITCPVQDCIEMVTVDTGKPFLDWNHDPRNPYHVTA, encoded by the coding sequence ATGGCCGATCTGTCGATTGTCTTCGCTGGCATCAAAGCCCCCAATCCGTTCTGGCTGGCCTCCGCGCCGCCCACCGACAAGGCCTACAACGTGGTCCGCGCCTTTGAGGCCGGCTGGGGTGGCGTGGTCTGGAAAACCCTTGGCGAGGATCCCGCCGCGGTGAACGTGTCGTCGCGCTATTCGGCCCACTACGGTGCCAATCGCGAGGTACTGGGCATCAATAACATCGAGCTGATCACCGACCGCTCCTTGGAAATCAACCTGCGGGAAATCACCCAGGTGAAAAAGGATTGGCCGGATCGGGCCTTGATCGTGTCGCTGATGGTGCCCTGCGTCGAGGAGTCGTGGAAACGCATCCTGCCCTTGGTGGAAGCCACCGGCGCCGACGGCATTGAGCTGAACTTCGGCTGCCCCCATGGCATGCCGGAGCGCGGCATGGGCGCGGCGGTCGGCCAGGTGCCGGAATACGTCGAGCAAGTGACCCGTTGGTGCAAGACCTATTGCTCGTTGCCGGTAATCGTCAAGCTCACGCCGAACATTACCGACATCCGCGTCGCCGCCCGAGCGGCCCATCGAGGCGGCGCGGATGCGGTGTCGCTGATCAACACCATCAACTCCATCACCAGCGTCGACCTGGACCGCATGGTCGCCCTGCCCAGCGTCGGCAGCCAGAGCACCCACGGCGGTTATTGTGGCTCGGCGGTCAAGCCCATCGCATTGAACATGGTCGCCGAAATCGCCCGCGACCCGCAGACCCAAGGCTTGCCGATCTGCGGCATCGGCGGCATCGGCAGCTGGCGCGACGCGGCGGAATTCATCGCTCTGGGCAGCGGCGCGGTGCAGGTGTGCACGGCGGCGATGCTGCATGGTTTTCGCATCGTCGAAGAGATGAAGGACGGCCTGTCGCGCTGGATGGACGACCACGGCCACGCCAACCTCCAGGCCTTCTCCGGCCGCGCGGTGGGCAACACCACCGATTGGAAGTACCTGGACATCAACTACCAGGTCATCGCGAAAATCGACCAAGAGGCCTGCATCGGTTGCGGCCGCTGCCACATCGCCTGCGAGGACACCTCACACCAGGCCATCGCCAGCCTCAAGCAGGCCGACGGCACCCGTAAATATGAAGTGATCGATGAGGAATGTGTGGGCTGCAACCTCTGCCAGATCACCTGCCCGGTGCAGGACTGCATCGAAATGGTGACGGTCGACACCGGCAAGCCGTTCCTGGATTGGAACCATGATCCGCGCAATCCCTATCATGTAACAGCTTGA
- a CDS encoding helix-turn-helix transcriptional regulator, which produces MNQDVPNTDTNRRQLLQIIAGLSDGVMLIEVDQTIAWANEAALAMHGVQDISELGANAKQYARRFNLRYRNNHPLTEDNYPIARVARGDEFSDILVEVTPEADPDRTWVHRIRSMVLSDRGGEPEYLVLILSDATEWASAEQRFEKTFGANPAPAVICRLSDLRYIKVNQGFLEMTGYSRDQVIGRSVYELDVLEAAEKRDLAVERLGQGATIPQMQAELKLPDGGSKQVIVAGQPLDLQDEDCMLFSFMDMEPRRKAETALRQSEERFAKSFRLSPVPTLVCNAEQQLMEVNEAFLHTTGYASEELLGKTVEEIGFLDKDARDTLFARLEKTAALSKLDVKVQKKEGELIDCEVAADTVLIEDKPCYLLVLMNITERKRSELELVAAIEEVMKDASWFSRTLIEKLANVKSINAQVPSASFTELTARERDVLGLICQGLADKEIAARLKLAPNTVRNHVATLYSKLDVHSRSEAIVWARERGLFANEWRMKAP; this is translated from the coding sequence ATGAACCAAGACGTCCCCAATACAGATACCAATCGCCGTCAATTGCTGCAGATCATCGCCGGGCTGTCGGACGGGGTGATGTTGATCGAAGTCGACCAGACCATTGCCTGGGCCAATGAAGCCGCCCTGGCCATGCACGGTGTCCAGGACATCAGTGAGCTGGGCGCCAATGCCAAGCAATACGCCCGCCGTTTCAACCTGCGCTATCGCAACAATCACCCGCTGACGGAGGATAACTACCCAATTGCCCGGGTCGCCCGTGGCGATGAGTTCAGCGATATCCTGGTGGAGGTGACGCCCGAGGCCGATCCGGATCGCACCTGGGTCCACCGGATCCGCAGCATGGTGTTGAGCGATCGCGGGGGCGAACCGGAATATCTCGTGCTGATTCTCAGTGACGCCACTGAATGGGCCAGCGCCGAACAGCGGTTCGAAAAGACCTTCGGCGCCAATCCGGCGCCGGCAGTGATTTGCCGTCTCAGCGACCTGCGCTACATCAAGGTCAACCAGGGTTTCCTGGAAATGACGGGCTACAGCCGCGACCAGGTGATCGGCCGTTCGGTGTATGAACTGGACGTGCTCGAAGCTGCGGAAAAACGTGACCTGGCCGTCGAGCGCCTGGGGCAGGGCGCGACCATCCCGCAAATGCAGGCCGAGCTTAAACTGCCCGATGGCGGGAGCAAGCAAGTGATTGTCGCCGGCCAGCCCCTGGACCTGCAGGACGAGGACTGCATGCTGTTTTCCTTCATGGACATGGAGCCGCGCCGCAAGGCTGAAACGGCGCTGCGCCAGAGCGAAGAGCGCTTTGCCAAGTCGTTCCGCCTGTCACCCGTACCGACCCTGGTGTGCAACGCCGAACAGCAGTTGATGGAAGTCAACGAAGCTTTTCTGCATACCACCGGTTATGCCAGCGAAGAACTGTTGGGCAAAACCGTGGAGGAAATCGGCTTTCTCGATAAGGATGCCAGGGACACGCTATTCGCCAGGCTGGAAAAGACTGCGGCTCTTTCAAAGCTCGACGTCAAGGTGCAAAAGAAGGAGGGGGAACTTATCGACTGCGAAGTCGCTGCCGATACGGTGCTGATCGAGGACAAGCCTTGTTACCTGCTAGTGTTGATGAACATCACCGAGCGCAAGCGCTCGGAGCTGGAGCTGGTGGCGGCTATCGAGGAGGTGATGAAGGATGCTTCCTGGTTCAGTCGGACCCTGATCGAGAAACTGGCCAACGTCAAAAGCATCAATGCCCAGGTGCCCAGTGCCTCGTTCACTGAATTGACGGCTCGGGAGCGCGACGTGCTGGGCCTGATTTGCCAGGGGCTGGCCGACAAGGAGATCGCCGCGCGCTTGAAGTTGGCACCCAATACGGTACGCAACCATGTGGCGACGCTGTATTCGAAACTGGACGTTCATAGCCGCAGCGAGGCGATTGTCTGGGCTCGGGAGCGCGGGTTGTTCGCCAATGAATGGCGGATGAAGGCACCATGA
- the hydA gene encoding dihydropyrimidinase, translated as MSLLIRGATVLTHDETYRADVFCADGIIKAIGENLDVPADAEVLDGSGQYLMPGGIDPHTHMQLPFMGTVASEDFFSGTAAGLAGGTTSIIDFVIPNPQQSLMEAFHQWRGWAEKSASDYGFHVAITWWSEQVREEMAELVSHHGVNSFKHFMAYKNAIMAADDTLVASFERCLELGAVPTVHAENGELVYHLQRKLLAQGITGPEAHPLSRPSQVEGEAASRAIRIAETLGTPLYLVHVSTKEALDEITYARSKGQPVYGEVLAGHLLLDDSVYRHPDWQTAAGYVMSPPFRPRGHQEALWHGLQSGNLHTTATDHCCFCAEQKAAGRDDFSKIPNGTAGIEDRMAVLWDEGVNSGKLSMHDFVALTSTNTAKIFNLYPRKGAIRVGADADLVLWDPQGSRTISAKTHHQQVDFNIFEGKTVRGVPSHTISQGRLVWADGDLRAERGAGRYIERPAYPAVFDLLSKRAELHRPTAVKR; from the coding sequence ATGTCTTTGTTGATCCGTGGCGCCACCGTTCTTACCCATGATGAAACTTATCGCGCCGACGTGTTTTGTGCCGACGGCATCATCAAGGCCATTGGTGAAAACCTCGACGTTCCGGCCGATGCCGAGGTGCTCGATGGCAGCGGGCAATACTTGATGCCGGGTGGCATCGACCCGCATACGCATATGCAGCTTCCGTTCATGGGCACCGTTGCCAGCGAGGACTTTTTCAGCGGCACGGCGGCAGGCCTGGCCGGGGGCACCACGTCGATCATCGACTTCGTCATTCCCAACCCGCAGCAGTCGTTGATGGAGGCCTTTCACCAATGGCGTGGCTGGGCCGAAAAAAGCGCCAGTGACTACGGCTTTCATGTGGCGATCACCTGGTGGAGCGAGCAGGTGCGCGAAGAAATGGCCGAGCTGGTCAGCCATCACGGCGTGAACAGCTTCAAGCATTTCATGGCCTACAAGAACGCCATCATGGCCGCCGACGACACCCTCGTGGCGAGCTTCGAGCGTTGCCTGGAGCTGGGAGCGGTGCCCACGGTCCACGCGGAAAACGGCGAGTTGGTCTACCACCTGCAACGCAAGCTGCTGGCCCAGGGCATCACCGGTCCCGAGGCCCATCCATTATCGCGCCCCTCGCAGGTGGAGGGCGAAGCCGCAAGCCGGGCCATCCGTATTGCCGAAACCCTGGGGACGCCGTTGTACCTGGTCCACGTGTCGACCAAGGAAGCGCTGGACGAAATCACCTATGCCCGCAGCAAGGGTCAACCCGTCTATGGTGAAGTGCTGGCCGGCCATCTGTTGCTGGATGACAGCGTCTATCGCCATCCGGACTGGCAGACCGCCGCCGGTTACGTGATGAGCCCGCCCTTCCGCCCTCGCGGGCATCAAGAGGCGCTCTGGCACGGCTTGCAATCCGGCAACCTGCACACCACCGCCACCGACCACTGCTGTTTCTGCGCCGAGCAGAAAGCCGCCGGCCGCGACGACTTCAGCAAGATCCCCAACGGCACCGCCGGTATCGAAGACCGCATGGCCGTGCTCTGGGACGAAGGGGTGAACAGCGGCAAGTTGTCGATGCACGATTTCGTCGCCCTCACCTCCACCAACACCGCGAAGATCTTCAATCTCTACCCACGCAAAGGGGCGATCCGCGTCGGCGCCGATGCCGACCTGGTGCTCTGGGACCCGCAGGGTAGCCGGACGATTTCAGCCAAGACTCACCACCAGCAAGTGGACTTCAACATTTTCGAAGGCAAGACCGTACGCGGCGTGCCCAGCCACACCATCAGCCAGGGCCGATTGGTCTGGGCCGATGGCGACCTGCGGGCCGAGCGCGGTGCGGGGCGCTACATCGAACGGCCGGCGTATCCGGCGGTGTTCGACTTGCTGAGCAAGCGGGCTGAATTGCACAGGCCAACCGCTGTGAAACGCTGA